The genomic stretch TCATCTTCATGTTGGAGAATGTTAAAACAAACCTGCTCTTTTCAGAAGTAATGCAGCCACAGCACTGTCAACACCCCCGGACATGCCGAGCGCTACTTTTCGGAACATTATTGTAGTATTAaagcaattaaataattattaccaaaaaaaaatcataacataaCCTACAATACGACATACATATGAATATGATTATGACGTTTTACAAGATAGATTGacgttagtatctcttagtagtctgtgttGATTACGTTACGGTACAGCTAGTACAGCAGTTTCACACAATTATTTATTGCTACAGAATAGTCAAGtcgaaattataaaataatacttacgtacgttattgtaaataatttcaGGTTTGGTGTTAGTTTTTAACATTTGGCAAAATAAGAGAAGCAACATTGAGACAAAACAATGTTTCTTAATAAGTCAGGTATCTAAAACTttgctttgtaaaaaaaattgcaactgAGGTTGCCAGTCGTCCAAAAAATCCCGTACATATACGCGATTTTTTCATTTAGTACGTGCGTTCgatgtacggtcagcatcaaaagtaggtgGTTAGTGGTTACTTTTACTCACTCACTTTTTGTCAAAGTtttatggcgctaagtacgtggctgtaaaacgacaaagtacgaaagtaaccagctacttctgatgctgactgtaccaccCCTGCCCTgacattaatttttattttatgtaacaaaACAGCGTAAGAAATAAACTTAGTCCTTCTAACGCGTGTGTGTTGTTCTTAAAATATCGTGTGTATGTTGGTTGGTAAAAATGTTACGTTACGAGGTGTGGTGAATATTCGGGTggcactctttcccggcccggataataccgacatggaaataccgactctgttttttgtgtacagcccatagaaactgacgtgAGCTTCTATGGACGTGTACGtaccatgtcggtattatccgggccgggaaaaagTGTCACCCTTGTGCCACCCGAATATTCTTTAAGTACTGACAACCCGTAAAGCCGCCATGATTTGACAACTTTCAGAATAGGTTATTATTGTCATTATCCGAAGCGGCTTGACTTTGAGTGAGCTTTTCCTCTAAATTCGTAAAAATGTCGAATATTAATCTACAATGTTTGATGGGAATCCAGTGCAATGACTTCGTTATGATAGCAGCCGATCAGAGCAACAGTCACAGTATTATGGTCATGAAAGATGGTGAGTTTgcggttttaatgaaaaagttGTTTATCATTATGCGTCAAAGTTATGTTTAACCACGTTAATTGTATCTTTTAGACGAAGAAAAGATCTACAAAATATCGGATAAACTAGTAATGGGCGTAATCGGAGATTCTGGCGACACTACTCAGTTCGCTGAATACATCGCTAAGAACATTCAGCTGTACAAGATGCGTAACGGCTACGAGCTTGGGCCCACTGCTGCGGCTAACTTTACTCGCCGAAACTTGGCCGAGTACCTCAGGAGCCGGGTAATTTCATAATGATTGGGCACAAGTCTTACATCACAAGCTAAATGTTTTCAAATTGATCATAGATTAAGGATTTGGTGAAAGGGATTCCTTATTTACTACAGAGcttgatttgaatttttttcgacattcacAATTTGCAGAAATCTTATTCCTCATCTAAGATCCAATTGCACCATTCCACAAAACATGTAGTGCAACAGTATCATGGTGTTGGTTTGTTTCAGACTCCTTACTTTGTAAACTTATTGATGGCTGGCTATGACAAGGAAAACGGCCCAGAGCTTTACTTTATGGATTACTTGGCATCCAGTGTCAAAGTGCCTTTTGCAGCTCATGGCTATGGTGGATTCCTCAGTGTTAGCATCATGGACCGTTATCATAAACCTGGTATGTGACTCGTAGTAGTCTTAATGTTAGGTTTTAAGTGTTTTGAACTGGACTTGTGTTTATAATTTTTGGTAGTTTCAAGTTTTTGAAATCCTGATCAAtagtttctatattttttttttattgaatgttAAATGAGAGTAGTTCACTGTATACCTAAAGAGTTCAGTATAAAatagatttaaatattaaactgTTTCTGCGAACCTATGGCAGAAATcccttcaaattcaaatcatttattcagtaaataggccacaatgtgcacttttacatgtcagctttttaaactaccagcaattacgaaagaccatcattgccaagaataatgcgccgcaaaaaacttggcagtatttttttttttaataacaactatagtataaaatgaaagaaaaaattacaagaaaataataataataataatacaggaatGTATGGGATCCTTTagtaacaaaactaaaactaaacatgctTCCAccatcataaattaaaataaaaaaaattatagatgTATAATTGTATAGTCTCCCAATGTCATGacataaatataatttgattCTGAAGTATACATTTCAgatcaagtaaccattaagcttttggattctgAAGGCAAgctctgcaggtggtaggaccttgtgcaaggtccgcccggattgctactaccatcttactcgctaatcctgccatgaagcagcagtgcttgcgctgttgtgtttcagcaTGGAgggtaagacagctggtgaaattactggcacttgaggtattccatcttaggcctctaggttggcaagaTGTTGTAGGTTGGCCGCccataggcggtggtgatcttttaccatcaggaaacccacttgcttgtttgtcatccagtcgaataaaaattaaaaaaaacacgcctgccacccccaaagttagcttacacacactcatgtcatgctctgaaaacAAAGCTGTATTAAAGTCCCTGATTTAGTAATTCCACAATTGTAATTTTCTGTTTTAAacctacctatataataaaGTTTTACTACTACTAATCTCCAAGtaaattttatagaaaattttCAATTACTTTTGTTCTAGATTTGACTGAGGAGCAAGCATATGATATTCTGAAGATGTGTGTCAAAGAAGTCCACAAGAGACTGTTTGTTAGCCTGCCTAACTTTCAAGTGACAGTGGtcaacagagatggcatcaaaGTCCTGCCTCCTATTGGCATGGAGTCTACGAAGTAATATGTATTGtaaggaataaaataaagttttttttttaatttcttgatTCTCTCATTTATTCCTTTTGAAGGTGTTTTAAGCTGCAGAGTGGAAGCTGCTTTAATTATAATGAAaactaatatataattattttagtttttaaaaacttGAATGAAACTCATTGAGGCTGATGATTGGATAGTCAATGAATAATGAAACAAGGCTTGTCATGTTTTGGAATGATAATATTAAAATGGAGAAAACACCCAAGTTAAGTTTTAGCCAATCTAGTCTACAGTCTTCATACTTTTGATCCACCAGTGAATTTGAGTTTGACTAAGTCAATGCTAGCCcagaattaatatttaaatgtatccaaACTGTCCACCTTATCCCAgatttaacaattttattttgttattgacTGTACGAAAGGCTGAAAAAACtataatttgtcaaaaaaaaacagtgaagaATTAAACAAGAAATCActtctaatttatttaaaatttattatatatCCATGTTATCTTAATTGCTTAATTGGCTATCCCCCTGCTTTATTACTCCTCTCTGGACTAGAGGGTGCTGGGTTATCCTGAGCCTCCGACTGAGAGTTGTTTGCCTCGTCACCACCATTGTCACCTTCATTATCAGATTGatctgaaaaaattaaaaaaatcaagataacTTGCTTAAAACAACATCCATATATTAAGTGTTTCAAAGCATCTTGGAGTCCTATGTGACGAAAGTTTAAAGATCCTTTTACACAGCATCAACGATAGAGTGGATGAATactttttaaactaatttaaaaaacgaGAAGGGTAACAACAGGTTAAGAAATTCTGTTAAGTAGaagaattaatattattattaacctcctgagtcctgacattttttaacaaacttagcgtttaagaccgagatatggttgacctgctttgttattttggactttatttaaaaaatattagaattttttattcaatgaacgatttgtactttataaagtacattcggccgttattcttagtgttaattgatcctttataaagtacgcgaggacttatgAGGTTAAAACTAATTTTGAAGGCAGCAAACCTTTTTTCTCAGCAGGCATATCTTCTGTTCTGTTGGCCACTTGGAAGTGATATTCTAACTCGTCGAAGTCAAACACTTGGTCAGTAGGTAGAAGGCAAGCTAAGTACGATGGGAATGTTGGCTTACAGGCTATTACTAAAACAGGAAAACActatagttaaataaaatgcatttagAACATTGAGAAAAAAGAAATTgaacaaattttaagtcaaaattGTCTTTGCCAAAATggcataaacggaacccttatagtttcgccaagtctgtctgtctgtccgtccacggctttgctcagggactatcaatgctagaaagctgtaattttgcacgaatatatatgtaaactatgccgacaaaatgttacaataaaaaaaattttttttttttaaagtacctatagacgttaagtgggggtgactttttttctcatccaaccttgtagtagttgtagtgtggggtatctttggataggtatttcaaaaccattattttttgattcagtgattcgtttgcaaaatattcaactttaaagtgcaaattttcattaaaatcgagcgtcctcccctaAATCTAAAAAGTACATACCTATTCGAAACTAATCCTATatcttccgccgcctaactttgcctaaaagttcattgccacgactagtaccacaaaaactatataaaggtataattccaataattgaataggccctataccgttaagcgattcgaacacaatccgggagtaacgtaaagagcgcagtcagcggtatcggcactTTATGAAAGAATATTAGttgttcttttacaaatatacaatcttactcgcaaatgtaatgaaaaacattgtatgtcgcacgggcggtactagaattacgaacatcggctcattaaagccctcagtctttctaatagactcttgttcgtaattccttatttaccgcccttaataatagtagattgtgtcTTAATGCCCCTTTATTCAGAATATTGCCTGCATGCAATACTTACATGGAAAGACCGTATTGTCCTCCGTATTGAACAAATTGTGTGTTTCACTCGTTTTGGCCAAAAATTTTGTGAGGGCCCTTTCAATGTCTCGTTTTTGACTGGCAGCCTTTTCTCTAATTGCTTCATATTCAGTTACTGGTTGTTTATGTGTCTAAAAAACAGGGctctattttaaaatttacaagtAAAGCTTACAGGTAGGTCAAAAAGTTGGGCCATGTTAACTGGTTtgatagtacagtcagcagcagaagtggatgagcagttaTGGTCCTC from Choristoneura fumiferana chromosome 7, NRCan_CFum_1, whole genome shotgun sequence encodes the following:
- the LOC141429667 gene encoding proteasome subunit beta type-2-like: MSNINLQCLMGIQCNDFVMIAADQSNSHSIMVMKDDEEKIYKISDKLVMGVIGDSGDTTQFAEYIAKNIQLYKMRNGYELGPTAAANFTRRNLAEYLRSRTPYFVNLLMAGYDKENGPELYFMDYLASSVKVPFAAHGYGGFLSVSIMDRYHKPDLTEEQAYDILKMCVKEVHKRLFVSLPNFQVTVVNRDGIKVLPPIGMESTK